A genomic window from Anguilla rostrata isolate EN2019 chromosome 14, ASM1855537v3, whole genome shotgun sequence includes:
- the znf366 gene encoding zinc finger protein 366 isoform X2 — translation MEPDVTQVVRERSPRSANLSPALGHGHCLKPFPLFLKPPRLSPPRDFFNSFSPFSSQHHLGYERLHCVSEGGSRKRKGPPFRVNPQDRQSPDQLEEERQIKTMDLSHGPYPVPQPTPALFPKYGPQMIDLNRLQLYRTLDRLNSIQVKQELVGHDRPWPPTRSLMHPPPPYFPPLHPGLIPFPFFMPGPAMHLPPRSFYQRDALGRHRGGPGGRPGGLGPMEKLGVSVHIDDSYYVDVGGEQKRWKCRMCEKSYTSKYNLVTHILGHSGIKPHGCGQCGKLFKQLSHLHTHMLTHQGARPHKCQVCHKAFTQTSHLKRHMMQHSDVKPYSCGVCGRGFAYPSELRAHEVKHEKGQENICVECGLDFPTLAQLKRHLTSHRGPTVYSCSDCEKTFQYPSQLQNHMMKHKDIRPYICTECGMEFIQSHHLKQHTLTHKSNPCLRQGVKEHKCRICGREFTLLANMKRHVLIHTNIRAYQCHLCFKSFVQKQTLKAHMIVHSDVKPYKCKLCGKEFNRMHNLMGHMHLHSDSKPFKCLYCASKFTLKGNLTRHIKVKHGIMQRGLGVWGFRRRGRYHFSKLGIIGHFSQEEPFDLSQKTMRRLSRSDGESVRGRVCQEEDRMSQYSLEEEEEEEEEEEGGHGNQPFLPDGQSHHQGLGRPDEPAPRAGSGPEDREGPSGQVGKVEPHEKRKRHLGSEECLCSGYERQQSSASPEDVKAEGAARNRETSCESEKASLSL, via the exons GCCTGAAGCCTTTCCCTCTGTTCCTCAAGCCCCCGAGGCTGTCCCCCCCACGCGACTTTTTTAACAGCTTCTCCCCCTTCAGCTCCCAGCACCACCTGGGGTACGAGCGCCTCCACTGCGTCTCCGAGGGAGGCTCTCGCAAACGCAAAGGGCCTCCTTTCAGGGTAAACCCCCAAGACCGTCAATCCCCTGACCAGCTGGAAGAGGAACGCCAAATTAAAACCATGGACCTCTCCCATGGCCCGTACCCTgtcccccaacccacccccgcTCTGTTCCCAAAGTACGGCCCCCAGATGATAGATCTGAACAGGCTCCAGCTTTACAGGACTCTGGACAGGTTGAACAGCATACAAGTGAAGCAGGAGCTGGTTGGCCACGACAGGCCGTGGCCTCCCACCCGCTCCCTAATGCACCCGCCCCCTCCGTACTTCCCTCCGCTCCACCCCGGCCTCATCCCCTTCCCCTTCTTCATGCCAGGCCCGGCCATGCACCTTCCCCCGCGAAGCTTCTACCAGAGGGATGCCTTGGGCCGCCATCGGGGGGGCCCGGGCGGCAGGCCTGGGGGGCTGGGGCCCATGGAGAAACTGGGCGTCAGCGTCCACATCGACGACAGCTACTATGTGGATGTGGGCGGGGAGCAGAAGCGCTGGAAGTGCCGCATGTGCGAGAAGTCCTACACCTCCAAGTACAACCTGGTCACCCACATCCTGGGCCACAGCGGCATCAAGCCCCACGGCTGCGGCCAGTGCGGCAAGCTCTTCAAGCAGCTGAGCcacctgcacactcacatgctgaCGCACCAGGGCGCCCGCCCCCACAAGTGCCAGGTGTGCCACAAGGCCTTCACCCAGACCAGCCACCTGAAGAGGCACATGATGCAGCACAGCGACGTCAAGCCCTACAGCTGCGGGGTGTGCGGGCGGGGCTTCGCCTACCCCAGCGAGCTGAGGGCCCACGAGGTGAAGCATGAGAAAGGCCAGGAGAACATCTGCGTGGAGTGCGGCCTGGACTTCCCCACCCTGGCCCAACTCAAGAGGCACCTGACCAGCCACCGAGGCCCCACGGTGTACAGCTGCAGTGACTGCGAGAAGACCTTCCAGTACCCCAGCCAGCTGCAGAACCACATGATGAAGCACAAGGACATCAGGCCGTACATCTGCACTGAGTGCGGCATGGAGTTCATCCAGTCGCACCATCTCAAGCAGCACACGCTCACCCATAAG TCTAACCCGTGTCTGCGCCAGGGGGTGAAGGAGCACAAATGTCGGATTTGCGGACGGGAGTTCACCCTGCTGGCCAACATGAAGCGCCATGTCCTGATCCACACCAACATCCGTGCCTACCAGTGCCACCTCTGCTTCAAGAGCTTCGTCCAGAAACAGACCCTCAAAGCCCACATGATCGTCCACTCTGATGTCAAGCCCTACAAGTGCAAG CTTTGTGGGAAGGAGTTTAACAGAATGCACAACCTGATGGGGCACATGCACCTGCACTCGGACAGCAAGCCCTTCAAGTGCCTGTACTGCGCCAGCAAGTTCACCCTGAAGGGAAACCTGACTCGCCACATCAAGGTCAAGCATGGCATCATGCAGAGAGGGCTGGGTGTTTGGG ggttcCGGCGTAGAGGAAGGTACCACTTCTCCAAGCTGGGGATCATCGGCCACTTCAGCCAGGAGGAGCCCTTTGACCTTTCCCAGAAGACCATGCGGCGGCTGTCCCGGTCTGACGGGGAGAGCGTGCGGGGCAGAGTGTGCCAGGAAGAGGACAGGATGAGCCAGTACagtctggaggaggaggaggaggaggaggaggaggaggagggcggacATGGCAACCAGCCCTTCCTCCCGGACGGGCAGTCCCACCACCAGGGCCTCGGCCGTCCAGACGAGCCCGCGCCGCGGGCGGGGTCAGGCCCCGAGGACAGGGAGGGGCCGAGCGGGCAGGTCGGGAAAGTGGAACCACACGAAAAGCGGAAGCGTCACCTGGGCAGCGAGGAGTGTTTGTGCAGCGGGTACGAGCGGCAGCAGAGTTCTGCTTCTCCAGAGGATGTCAAGGCAGAAGGTGCTGCCAGGAACCGAGAAACGAGTTGTGAAAGTGAAAAGGCATCTCTGAGCTTGTGA
- the ptcd2 gene encoding pentatricopeptide repeat-containing protein 2, mitochondrial, with product MTQGGKENSGDNMALKGLTGCIRILLHNVKTKGVICANITKRSDCWTCRVGAKRHILSENVIKLQEFQEKKLAVAHQIYGGKEEYFQKLNQKLQKKELILKDELKLLLHLCETPDDVDTARNAIYRYHEENFNVAFGEFKFGPLFMRLCYELGMEEIAANTIKDKTLRGFFSDSTSFNLAMDMLFMKGYYDSALEVLITMRDLGVPFNTETVTVAFAICYKLNTPRSYKICTALLEEAQIKGQRVHRQAYCFLVALALKQNDLTRAESVYTQIMNPENQICQNLKVLILARSGAMNDVLSILASALMPNSSPFVKKPEFSHEVADVLRAQAAEKAPLRERVERALARLQQNGQVTALGLDAMLCHTPSRRRRPAGLLQERGRSSSRRTFRPLQSTLLLE from the exons ATGACGCAGGGGggcaaagaaaat TCAGGGGACAATATGGCGCTTAAAGGACTGACAGGCTGTATCAGAATTTTACTGCATAACGTGAAAACAAAAGGAGTAATATGCGCTAACATAACCAAACGGTCTGATTGCTGGACGTGCAGAGTAGGAG CAAAAAGGCATATTCTGTCAGAAAATGTCATTAAACTACAAGAgttccaagaaaaaaaacttgcagtTGCTCATCAAATCTATGGAGGAAAAG aagaatattttcaaaagcttaaccaaaaacttcaaaaaaaagagCTCATCCTAAAAGATGAATTAAAATTACTGCTGCACCTGTGTGAAACCCCGGATGATGTGGACACTGCTAGGAATGCCATTTACAG GTACCATGAAGAGAATTTCAATGTGGCGTTTGGTGAGTTTAAGTTCGGTCCCCTCTTTATGCGGCTCTGCTATGAACTGGGAATGGAAGAGATTGCCGCAAACACTATCAAAGACAAG acCCTGAGAGGCTTCTTCTCAGACTCTACTTCCTTCAACCTTGCCATGGACATGCTGTTTATGAAAGGATATTATGACA GTGCACTGGAAGTGCTGATAACCATGAGGGACCTGGGAGTGCCATTTAATACAGAAACCGTGACTGTGGCTTTTGCCATCTGCTACAAACTG AACACACCACGGTCATATAAGATCTGCACCGCCCTATTGGAGGAGGCTCAGATTAAAGGCCAGCGTGTTCACAGACAGGCATACTGTTTTTTGGTGGCGCTGGCTCTCAAACAG AATGATCTCACGAGAGCCGAATCTGTTTACACGCAGATAATGAACCCTGAGAATCAGATATGCCAGAATCTTAAA GTGCTCATACTGGCCCGGTCTGGAGCAATGAACGATGTTCTCTCCATCCTGGCATCAGCACTGATGCCCAACAGCTCCCCATTTGTGAAGAAGCCTGAATTTTCTCATGAAGTG GCGGACGTGCTGCGGGCTCAGGCCGCGGAGAAGGCCCCGCTGCGTGAGCGGGTGGAGCGGGCGCTGGCCAGGCTGCAGCAGAACGGCCAGGTGACGGCCCTGGGCCTGGACGCCATGCTGTGCCACACGCCCagccggaggaggaggccggCGGGCCTGCTGCAGGAGCgcgggaggagcagcagccGCAGAACCTTCCGGCCTCTGCAGTCCACCCTGCTGTTAGAGTGA
- the znf366 gene encoding zinc finger protein 366 isoform X1: protein MEPDVTQVVRERSPRSANLSPALGHGHCLKPFPLFLKPPRLSPPRDFFNSFSPFSSQHHLGYERLHCVSEGGSRKRKGPPFRVNPQDRQSPDQLEEERQIKTMDLSHGPYPVPQPTPALFPKYGPQMIDLNRLQLYRTLDRLNSIQVKQELVGHDRPWPPTRSLMHPPPPYFPPLHPGLIPFPFFMPGPAMHLPPRSFYQRDALGRHRGGPGGRPGGLGPMEKLGVSVHIDDSYYVDVGGEQKRWKCRMCEKSYTSKYNLVTHILGHSGIKPHGCGQCGKLFKQLSHLHTHMLTHQGARPHKCQVCHKAFTQTSHLKRHMMQHSDVKPYSCGVCGRGFAYPSELRAHEVKHEKGQENICVECGLDFPTLAQLKRHLTSHRGPTVYSCSDCEKTFQYPSQLQNHMMKHKDIRPYICTECGMEFIQSHHLKQHTLTHKIGKSFTKQTTIAQYSTRGNMCSFKSALGVKEHKCRICGREFTLLANMKRHVLIHTNIRAYQCHLCFKSFVQKQTLKAHMIVHSDVKPYKCKLCGKEFNRMHNLMGHMHLHSDSKPFKCLYCASKFTLKGNLTRHIKVKHGIMQRGLGVWGFRRRGRYHFSKLGIIGHFSQEEPFDLSQKTMRRLSRSDGESVRGRVCQEEDRMSQYSLEEEEEEEEEEEGGHGNQPFLPDGQSHHQGLGRPDEPAPRAGSGPEDREGPSGQVGKVEPHEKRKRHLGSEECLCSGYERQQSSASPEDVKAEGAARNRETSCESEKASLSL from the exons GCCTGAAGCCTTTCCCTCTGTTCCTCAAGCCCCCGAGGCTGTCCCCCCCACGCGACTTTTTTAACAGCTTCTCCCCCTTCAGCTCCCAGCACCACCTGGGGTACGAGCGCCTCCACTGCGTCTCCGAGGGAGGCTCTCGCAAACGCAAAGGGCCTCCTTTCAGGGTAAACCCCCAAGACCGTCAATCCCCTGACCAGCTGGAAGAGGAACGCCAAATTAAAACCATGGACCTCTCCCATGGCCCGTACCCTgtcccccaacccacccccgcTCTGTTCCCAAAGTACGGCCCCCAGATGATAGATCTGAACAGGCTCCAGCTTTACAGGACTCTGGACAGGTTGAACAGCATACAAGTGAAGCAGGAGCTGGTTGGCCACGACAGGCCGTGGCCTCCCACCCGCTCCCTAATGCACCCGCCCCCTCCGTACTTCCCTCCGCTCCACCCCGGCCTCATCCCCTTCCCCTTCTTCATGCCAGGCCCGGCCATGCACCTTCCCCCGCGAAGCTTCTACCAGAGGGATGCCTTGGGCCGCCATCGGGGGGGCCCGGGCGGCAGGCCTGGGGGGCTGGGGCCCATGGAGAAACTGGGCGTCAGCGTCCACATCGACGACAGCTACTATGTGGATGTGGGCGGGGAGCAGAAGCGCTGGAAGTGCCGCATGTGCGAGAAGTCCTACACCTCCAAGTACAACCTGGTCACCCACATCCTGGGCCACAGCGGCATCAAGCCCCACGGCTGCGGCCAGTGCGGCAAGCTCTTCAAGCAGCTGAGCcacctgcacactcacatgctgaCGCACCAGGGCGCCCGCCCCCACAAGTGCCAGGTGTGCCACAAGGCCTTCACCCAGACCAGCCACCTGAAGAGGCACATGATGCAGCACAGCGACGTCAAGCCCTACAGCTGCGGGGTGTGCGGGCGGGGCTTCGCCTACCCCAGCGAGCTGAGGGCCCACGAGGTGAAGCATGAGAAAGGCCAGGAGAACATCTGCGTGGAGTGCGGCCTGGACTTCCCCACCCTGGCCCAACTCAAGAGGCACCTGACCAGCCACCGAGGCCCCACGGTGTACAGCTGCAGTGACTGCGAGAAGACCTTCCAGTACCCCAGCCAGCTGCAGAACCACATGATGAAGCACAAGGACATCAGGCCGTACATCTGCACTGAGTGCGGCATGGAGTTCATCCAGTCGCACCATCTCAAGCAGCACACGCTCACCCATAAG ATCGGGAAGTCATTCACAAAACAGACCACAATCGCACAGTACTCCACACGGGGGAACATGTGCAGTTTCAAATCAGCCCTT GGGGTGAAGGAGCACAAATGTCGGATTTGCGGACGGGAGTTCACCCTGCTGGCCAACATGAAGCGCCATGTCCTGATCCACACCAACATCCGTGCCTACCAGTGCCACCTCTGCTTCAAGAGCTTCGTCCAGAAACAGACCCTCAAAGCCCACATGATCGTCCACTCTGATGTCAAGCCCTACAAGTGCAAG CTTTGTGGGAAGGAGTTTAACAGAATGCACAACCTGATGGGGCACATGCACCTGCACTCGGACAGCAAGCCCTTCAAGTGCCTGTACTGCGCCAGCAAGTTCACCCTGAAGGGAAACCTGACTCGCCACATCAAGGTCAAGCATGGCATCATGCAGAGAGGGCTGGGTGTTTGGG ggttcCGGCGTAGAGGAAGGTACCACTTCTCCAAGCTGGGGATCATCGGCCACTTCAGCCAGGAGGAGCCCTTTGACCTTTCCCAGAAGACCATGCGGCGGCTGTCCCGGTCTGACGGGGAGAGCGTGCGGGGCAGAGTGTGCCAGGAAGAGGACAGGATGAGCCAGTACagtctggaggaggaggaggaggaggaggaggaggaggagggcggacATGGCAACCAGCCCTTCCTCCCGGACGGGCAGTCCCACCACCAGGGCCTCGGCCGTCCAGACGAGCCCGCGCCGCGGGCGGGGTCAGGCCCCGAGGACAGGGAGGGGCCGAGCGGGCAGGTCGGGAAAGTGGAACCACACGAAAAGCGGAAGCGTCACCTGGGCAGCGAGGAGTGTTTGTGCAGCGGGTACGAGCGGCAGCAGAGTTCTGCTTCTCCAGAGGATGTCAAGGCAGAAGGTGCTGCCAGGAACCGAGAAACGAGTTGTGAAAGTGAAAAGGCATCTCTGAGCTTGTGA
- the znf366 gene encoding zinc finger protein 366 isoform X3: MEPDVTQVVRERSPRSANLSPALGHGHCLKPFPLFLKPPRLSPPRDFFNSFSPFSSQHHLGYERLHCVSEGGSRKRKGPPFRVNPQDRQSPDQLEEERQIKTMDLSHGPYPVPQPTPALFPKYGPQMIDLNRLQLYRTLDRLNSIQVKQELVGHDRPWPPTRSLMHPPPPYFPPLHPGLIPFPFFMPGPAMHLPPRSFYQRDALGRHRGGPGGRPGGLGPMEKLGVSVHIDDSYYVDVGGEQKRWKCRMCEKSYTSKYNLVTHILGHSGIKPHGCGQCGKLFKQLSHLHTHMLTHQGARPHKCQVCHKAFTQTSHLKRHMMQHSDVKPYSCGVCGRGFAYPSELRAHEVKHEKGQENICVECGLDFPTLAQLKRHLTSHRGPTVYSCSDCEKTFQYPSQLQNHMMKHKDIRPYICTECGMEFIQSHHLKQHTLTHKGVKEHKCRICGREFTLLANMKRHVLIHTNIRAYQCHLCFKSFVQKQTLKAHMIVHSDVKPYKCKLCGKEFNRMHNLMGHMHLHSDSKPFKCLYCASKFTLKGNLTRHIKVKHGIMQRGLGVWGFRRRGRYHFSKLGIIGHFSQEEPFDLSQKTMRRLSRSDGESVRGRVCQEEDRMSQYSLEEEEEEEEEEEGGHGNQPFLPDGQSHHQGLGRPDEPAPRAGSGPEDREGPSGQVGKVEPHEKRKRHLGSEECLCSGYERQQSSASPEDVKAEGAARNRETSCESEKASLSL, from the exons GCCTGAAGCCTTTCCCTCTGTTCCTCAAGCCCCCGAGGCTGTCCCCCCCACGCGACTTTTTTAACAGCTTCTCCCCCTTCAGCTCCCAGCACCACCTGGGGTACGAGCGCCTCCACTGCGTCTCCGAGGGAGGCTCTCGCAAACGCAAAGGGCCTCCTTTCAGGGTAAACCCCCAAGACCGTCAATCCCCTGACCAGCTGGAAGAGGAACGCCAAATTAAAACCATGGACCTCTCCCATGGCCCGTACCCTgtcccccaacccacccccgcTCTGTTCCCAAAGTACGGCCCCCAGATGATAGATCTGAACAGGCTCCAGCTTTACAGGACTCTGGACAGGTTGAACAGCATACAAGTGAAGCAGGAGCTGGTTGGCCACGACAGGCCGTGGCCTCCCACCCGCTCCCTAATGCACCCGCCCCCTCCGTACTTCCCTCCGCTCCACCCCGGCCTCATCCCCTTCCCCTTCTTCATGCCAGGCCCGGCCATGCACCTTCCCCCGCGAAGCTTCTACCAGAGGGATGCCTTGGGCCGCCATCGGGGGGGCCCGGGCGGCAGGCCTGGGGGGCTGGGGCCCATGGAGAAACTGGGCGTCAGCGTCCACATCGACGACAGCTACTATGTGGATGTGGGCGGGGAGCAGAAGCGCTGGAAGTGCCGCATGTGCGAGAAGTCCTACACCTCCAAGTACAACCTGGTCACCCACATCCTGGGCCACAGCGGCATCAAGCCCCACGGCTGCGGCCAGTGCGGCAAGCTCTTCAAGCAGCTGAGCcacctgcacactcacatgctgaCGCACCAGGGCGCCCGCCCCCACAAGTGCCAGGTGTGCCACAAGGCCTTCACCCAGACCAGCCACCTGAAGAGGCACATGATGCAGCACAGCGACGTCAAGCCCTACAGCTGCGGGGTGTGCGGGCGGGGCTTCGCCTACCCCAGCGAGCTGAGGGCCCACGAGGTGAAGCATGAGAAAGGCCAGGAGAACATCTGCGTGGAGTGCGGCCTGGACTTCCCCACCCTGGCCCAACTCAAGAGGCACCTGACCAGCCACCGAGGCCCCACGGTGTACAGCTGCAGTGACTGCGAGAAGACCTTCCAGTACCCCAGCCAGCTGCAGAACCACATGATGAAGCACAAGGACATCAGGCCGTACATCTGCACTGAGTGCGGCATGGAGTTCATCCAGTCGCACCATCTCAAGCAGCACACGCTCACCCATAAG GGGGTGAAGGAGCACAAATGTCGGATTTGCGGACGGGAGTTCACCCTGCTGGCCAACATGAAGCGCCATGTCCTGATCCACACCAACATCCGTGCCTACCAGTGCCACCTCTGCTTCAAGAGCTTCGTCCAGAAACAGACCCTCAAAGCCCACATGATCGTCCACTCTGATGTCAAGCCCTACAAGTGCAAG CTTTGTGGGAAGGAGTTTAACAGAATGCACAACCTGATGGGGCACATGCACCTGCACTCGGACAGCAAGCCCTTCAAGTGCCTGTACTGCGCCAGCAAGTTCACCCTGAAGGGAAACCTGACTCGCCACATCAAGGTCAAGCATGGCATCATGCAGAGAGGGCTGGGTGTTTGGG ggttcCGGCGTAGAGGAAGGTACCACTTCTCCAAGCTGGGGATCATCGGCCACTTCAGCCAGGAGGAGCCCTTTGACCTTTCCCAGAAGACCATGCGGCGGCTGTCCCGGTCTGACGGGGAGAGCGTGCGGGGCAGAGTGTGCCAGGAAGAGGACAGGATGAGCCAGTACagtctggaggaggaggaggaggaggaggaggaggaggagggcggacATGGCAACCAGCCCTTCCTCCCGGACGGGCAGTCCCACCACCAGGGCCTCGGCCGTCCAGACGAGCCCGCGCCGCGGGCGGGGTCAGGCCCCGAGGACAGGGAGGGGCCGAGCGGGCAGGTCGGGAAAGTGGAACCACACGAAAAGCGGAAGCGTCACCTGGGCAGCGAGGAGTGTTTGTGCAGCGGGTACGAGCGGCAGCAGAGTTCTGCTTCTCCAGAGGATGTCAAGGCAGAAGGTGCTGCCAGGAACCGAGAAACGAGTTGTGAAAGTGAAAAGGCATCTCTGAGCTTGTGA